One stretch of Candidatus Goldiibacteriota bacterium DNA includes these proteins:
- a CDS encoding glycosyltransferase, giving the protein MITAVVAVRSLEEEEKVVNNLKAYPFEEIILAQGQNPSLQRNMAVNEAQGDIIYFFDDDSVLIPGGVESVLDVFQSDASAAVCGGPALTPDTDSRIQKSFGAVLSSSWASAKSSARYKKAGVKRYTGEHEMILCNMAVKKDVFNNMNGFREDLYPNEENEFLSRVSSSGAKIVYEPKAAVQRSARQDYTAFVKQCFNYGRGRGEQAVISFDNSAIMNFVPALFVLYLLFTAVTGGGLFISIPFFLYLALTLAFSYEAAVKHNDVPFIPFIFLCFFTLHVCYGAGTIFGLARAITGNKPEIAGEVKLKTIRKA; this is encoded by the coding sequence GTGATAACGGCGGTTGTGGCGGTACGTTCGCTGGAAGAGGAAGAAAAAGTAGTTAATAATTTAAAAGCTTACCCTTTTGAAGAGATAATTCTTGCGCAGGGGCAGAATCCGTCGCTTCAGAGAAACATGGCGGTAAATGAGGCGCAGGGGGATATAATATATTTTTTTGATGATGACTCTGTATTAATACCGGGCGGGGTGGAATCCGTTCTGGACGTTTTTCAAAGCGATGCTTCTGCCGCTGTATGCGGGGGGCCCGCGCTGACTCCTGATACCGACAGCAGGATACAAAAATCATTCGGCGCGGTGCTGTCAAGCTCCTGGGCTTCCGCTAAAAGCAGCGCAAGGTATAAAAAAGCGGGCGTTAAAAGATACACGGGCGAACATGAAATGATACTGTGCAATATGGCGGTTAAAAAAGACGTTTTTAACAATATGAACGGCTTCAGGGAAGACCTGTATCCCAATGAAGAAAATGAATTCCTGTCGCGTGTCAGTTCTTCCGGGGCTAAGATAGTATACGAACCCAAAGCCGCGGTGCAGCGCAGCGCAAGGCAGGATTACACGGCGTTTGTTAAGCAGTGTTTTAATTACGGAAGGGGCAGGGGGGAACAGGCCGTTATCTCTTTTGATAATTCCGCGATAATGAATTTTGTCCCTGCTTTATTTGTTCTTTATCTGCTTTTTACGGCGGTTACCGGAGGCGGCCTTTTTATATCCATTCCTTTCTTTTTATATCTGGCGCTGACGTTAGCTTTTTCTTATGAAGCCGCTGTAAAGCATAATGATGTTCCGTTTATACCTTTTATATTTTTATGTTTTTTTACGCTGCATGTGTGTTATGGCGCGGGTACTATTTTTGGCCTTGCAAGGGCCATAACGGGCAATAAACCGGAGATTGCGGGCGAAGTTAAACTTAAAACGATAAGGAAAGCATAA
- a CDS encoding glycosyltransferase translates to MKVLVLSSQASNTGSALRAFYIYKYLKKHADVDYIAPPFKSMPLMFDFLLTLFYYFFMTLNRKYGAVIIVKPYPNTVLPALILKAGGAKLIIDIDDMDYGYRGGFLSGLIKKIQHAMTEKADFLTSHNETLIKLIEKQHPRFKGNIYMLKQGVDLSLYKKTQAASVQSRKIKSVYKGRKILFYTAHLNIASYLDDIFKAVKGLKQDYVLIVGGGGPMLNYYKKSAAKMGLSDKVVFTGQLTQQEIVPYIMASDLCLVYYRNQPVNLHRASMKLREYLALGAEVAANAVGEIKDFKGYVHLSGVSVLAYSKTISACLAKIKKRGLKGAILIKSEFNWDKEIKLYSKRLKEMLDGQ, encoded by the coding sequence TTGAAAGTTCTTGTATTATCCTCTCAGGCGTCAAACACGGGTTCCGCTTTAAGGGCTTTTTATATTTATAAATACCTTAAAAAACACGCTGACGTGGACTATATAGCGCCGCCGTTCAAAAGCATGCCTTTAATGTTTGATTTTCTTCTGACTCTTTTTTACTATTTCTTTATGACGCTTAACAGAAAATACGGCGCGGTCATAATCGTCAAACCTTATCCTAACACCGTGCTGCCCGCGCTTATTTTAAAAGCGGGGGGTGCAAAGCTTATAATAGACATAGATGACATGGATTACGGCTACCGCGGCGGCTTTTTGTCGGGGCTGATAAAAAAAATTCAGCATGCAATGACAGAAAAAGCGGACTTTCTTACCAGCCATAACGAAACGCTCATTAAGCTTATTGAAAAACAGCACCCGCGGTTTAAGGGAAATATTTACATGCTTAAACAGGGTGTGGATTTATCGTTATATAAAAAAACGCAGGCTGCGTCTGTGCAGTCGCGAAAAATTAAAAGCGTTTATAAAGGCAGAAAAATTCTTTTTTACACGGCGCACCTTAACATTGCTTCATACCTTGATGATATTTTCAAAGCGGTAAAGGGGTTAAAACAGGATTATGTATTAATAGTGGGGGGCGGCGGCCCTATGCTTAATTACTATAAGAAAAGCGCCGCGAAAATGGGGTTATCAGATAAAGTGGTTTTTACCGGCCAGCTTACCCAGCAGGAAATTGTGCCGTATATAATGGCGTCAGATTTGTGCCTTGTGTATTATAGAAATCAGCCTGTAAACCTTCACAGGGCATCAATGAAATTAAGGGAATACCTTGCGCTTGGCGCGGAAGTTGCCGCGAACGCGGTGGGTGAGATTAAGGATTTCAAGGGTTATGTGCACCTAAGCGGGGTTTCGGTTTTGGCCTATTCAAAAACAATTTCCGCATGCCTGGCAAAAATAAAGAAGCGCGGTTTAAAGGGAGCAATTCTTATTAAGTCGGAATTTAACTGGGATAAAGAAATCAAATTATATTCAAAA